The following are encoded in a window of Sphaerisporangium siamense genomic DNA:
- a CDS encoding MaoC family dehydratase → MRIFGNVQELKESVGETFGPTEWRAVTQEQVNLFADATDDHQWIHVDVERAADGPFGGTIAHGYLSLSLLPAFLQELVEVKDIQMAVNFGLNKVRFPRPVPVGARVRATAELAAVKNSPAGRLTTLNVTVEVEGERRPACTAEVLLLYVPAEG, encoded by the coding sequence ATGCGGATATTCGGGAACGTGCAGGAGCTCAAGGAGAGCGTCGGGGAGACGTTCGGCCCCACCGAGTGGCGGGCCGTCACCCAGGAGCAGGTCAACCTGTTCGCCGACGCCACCGACGACCACCAGTGGATCCACGTGGACGTCGAGCGCGCGGCGGACGGCCCCTTCGGCGGCACCATCGCCCACGGGTACCTGAGCCTCTCCCTGCTGCCCGCGTTCCTGCAGGAACTGGTCGAGGTCAAGGACATCCAGATGGCGGTGAACTTCGGCCTCAACAAGGTCCGCTTCCCGAGGCCGGTGCCCGTCGGCGCCCGCGTCCGCGCCACGGCCGAGCTCGCCGCCGTCAAGAACTCGCCCGCCGGCCGCCTGACCACGCTGAACGTCACGGTCGAGGTCGAGGGCGAGCGCCGCCCCGCCTGCACGGCCGAGGTGCTGCTCCTGTACGTGCCCGCCGAGGGCTAG
- a CDS encoding VOC family protein — translation MQLKLQNFFLAVDDSDKALHFYRDVLGFEVRNDVSFEGMRWLTVSPPAQPDLEIVLHPVGVHPDASPADREALTALLAKGLLGGAVFASDDCDATFARIRDSGAEVVQEPIDQPYGVRDCAFRDPAGNMLRFAQQPTR, via the coding sequence ATGCAGCTCAAGCTTCAGAACTTCTTCCTCGCCGTCGACGACTCCGACAAGGCGCTGCACTTCTACCGCGACGTCCTCGGGTTCGAGGTGCGCAACGACGTCTCCTTCGAGGGCATGCGCTGGCTCACGGTCAGCCCGCCCGCCCAGCCGGACCTCGAGATCGTCCTGCACCCCGTCGGCGTCCACCCGGACGCCTCGCCCGCCGACCGGGAGGCGCTCACGGCACTGCTCGCCAAGGGCCTGCTCGGCGGCGCCGTCTTCGCCAGCGACGACTGCGACGCCACCTTCGCGCGCATCCGCGACTCGGGCGCCGAGGTCGTCCAGGAGCCGATCGACCAGCCGTACGGCGTGCGCGACTGCGCCTTCCGCGACCCGGCCGGCAACATGCTCCGCTTCGCCCAGCAGCCCACGCGGTAG